The Gemmatimonadota bacterium genome includes a window with the following:
- the mnmA gene encoding tRNA 2-thiouridine(34) synthase MnmA, producing MAMSGGVDSSVAAALLVEKGYEVVGATMKTFCYEETPENPRTCCGLDGILDARRVADRLGVPHYVFDVEEDFTRDVIDDFVEEYALGRTPNPCVNCNGTTKFAGLLERGEALGCDTIASGHYVRIVHEGGRSRLLRGLDPAKDQSYYMWGVPAELLPRLLFPVGELTKAEVRERARALGLATAEKPESQDICFVPAGSYRDLLARRLPARHPALQPGPVVTRNGDLVGRHDGYSGFTVGQRRGLGGGMNERMFVLEIRPETREVVVGARDELYAKGVEINSLNWLGPEADAGERLRLQIRYRGAITSGTVVGRDSTGSVSFEFDEPVRAVSPGQSAVFLTAADEVRGGGRIERAQRLMPDALANSSIAESSSSDRSFGMVTLTST from the coding sequence ATGGCCATGTCCGGCGGAGTCGACTCCTCGGTCGCGGCCGCCCTGCTCGTGGAGAAAGGCTACGAGGTGGTGGGAGCCACGATGAAGACCTTCTGCTACGAGGAGACGCCCGAGAACCCGCGCACCTGCTGCGGTCTCGACGGCATACTCGACGCGAGGCGAGTGGCCGACAGGTTGGGCGTGCCGCACTACGTCTTCGACGTGGAAGAGGACTTTACTCGTGACGTCATCGACGACTTCGTCGAGGAGTACGCCCTCGGCAGAACTCCGAATCCGTGCGTCAACTGCAACGGCACGACCAAGTTCGCCGGCCTCCTGGAACGAGGCGAGGCCCTCGGTTGCGACACGATCGCCTCCGGCCACTATGTGCGCATAGTCCACGAGGGCGGTCGCTCCCGCCTGCTCCGAGGGCTCGATCCCGCCAAGGATCAGTCCTACTACATGTGGGGCGTTCCCGCAGAGCTCCTGCCTCGACTTCTCTTCCCGGTGGGTGAGCTGACCAAGGCCGAGGTCCGCGAACGGGCTCGAGCGCTGGGGCTCGCCACCGCCGAAAAGCCGGAGTCGCAGGACATATGCTTCGTCCCTGCCGGGAGCTACCGCGACCTGCTCGCACGGAGGCTGCCGGCCAGACACCCGGCGCTCCAGCCGGGACCCGTCGTTACCCGGAACGGCGACCTCGTGGGCCGGCACGACGGCTACTCCGGCTTCACCGTCGGACAGCGGCGGGGCCTGGGGGGCGGCATGAACGAGCGCATGTTCGTGCTGGAGATCCGACCCGAGACCCGGGAGGTCGTGGTCGGCGCTCGGGATGAACTCTATGCGAAGGGGGTCGAGATCAACAGTCTCAACTGGCTCGGCCCGGAGGCCGATGCGGGGGAGCGGCTCCGCCTTCAGATTCGCTACCGAGGCGCAATCACCAGCGGGACAGTGGTCGGCCGCGACAGCACGGGATCGGTGAGCTTCGAGTTCGACGAACCGGTGCGGGCGGTCTCACCCGGACAGTCGGCGGTATTCCTTACCGCAGCGGACGAGGTTCGAGGGGGAGGAAGAATCGAGAGGGCTCAGCGCCTCATGCCGGACGCCTTGGCGAACTCCTCCATCGCCGAGAGCTCGTCCTCGGACAGGTCCTTCGGTATGGTGACTCTGACCTCGACGTAG
- a CDS encoding cysteine desulfurase, which yields MPSVYLDNAATTPVREEVREAMLPYLYGTFGNPSSPHRWGRAAAKALWEARERVAGAIGCLPVEVYFTSGGTEADNLAVVGGCRQLHESEGTPPTVATTVVEHHAVLDAVRRTAGEGDAAAPALELGVTADGEMEMDRLTEALECGPCMASIMWVNNETGMMLPLAEIAGRFAEREGCMLHTDAVQAIGKTDLSLRNLAVDMVSITGHKIYGPKGTGALVVRRGTKVAPLLVGGGQERGLRPGTEDVAGAVGFSFAVDLAEAEREERCATVTALRDRLEREIVRRYPGVTVNAVAAARVGSVTSLHFPDVNTQSIVFGLDMEGIACSGGSACSSGSSGSHVIDALYPGRGGASVRFSLGRDTTDDDISLTLEAVERVMARRS from the coding sequence ATGCCGTCAGTCTATCTCGATAACGCCGCGACCACGCCGGTCCGCGAAGAGGTTCGGGAGGCCATGCTTCCCTACCTGTACGGAACCTTCGGCAATCCGTCGAGCCCCCATCGCTGGGGACGGGCTGCGGCCAAGGCGCTGTGGGAGGCCCGGGAGCGCGTGGCCGGGGCCATCGGCTGTTTGCCCGTCGAGGTGTACTTCACCAGCGGCGGAACTGAAGCCGACAATTTGGCGGTGGTCGGCGGGTGTCGGCAGCTCCACGAGAGCGAGGGGACTCCGCCGACAGTCGCGACGACCGTTGTCGAGCATCACGCCGTGCTCGACGCGGTGAGGCGCACCGCCGGAGAGGGCGATGCCGCCGCCCCCGCATTGGAGCTCGGTGTCACGGCCGACGGCGAGATGGAGATGGACAGGCTGACGGAGGCTCTTGAGTGCGGCCCCTGCATGGCGTCGATCATGTGGGTGAACAACGAGACCGGAATGATGCTGCCGCTTGCCGAGATCGCCGGGCGATTCGCCGAGCGGGAAGGTTGCATGCTCCACACCGACGCCGTCCAGGCCATCGGAAAGACGGACCTCTCCCTCCGGAACCTGGCCGTGGACATGGTCTCGATCACGGGTCACAAGATCTACGGCCCCAAGGGCACCGGCGCACTTGTCGTGCGAAGGGGCACCAAGGTCGCGCCCCTGCTGGTCGGCGGAGGCCAGGAGCGCGGACTCCGGCCCGGGACCGAGGACGTGGCGGGAGCCGTCGGCTTCTCTTTCGCGGTCGATCTGGCGGAGGCCGAGCGAGAGGAGCGCTGCGCTACGGTGACCGCCTTGCGCGACCGGCTCGAGCGAGAGATCGTACGGCGCTACCCGGGGGTCACCGTCAACGCCGTCGCCGCAGCTCGCGTAGGCTCGGTCACCAGTCTGCACTTCCCCGACGTCAACACCCAGTCGATCGTGTTCGGTCTCGACATGGAAGGGATCGCCTGCTCCGGAGGATCCGCCTGCTCGAGCGGATCGAGCGGCAGCCACGTTATCGACGCTCTCTATCCCGGACGAGGCGGAGCGTCGGTGCGCTTCTCCCTCGGTCGCGACACGACCGACGACGACATCTCGCTCACGCTGGAGGCCGTCGAGCGCGTGATGGCGCGGCGGTCGTGA
- the bshB1 gene encoding bacillithiol biosynthesis deacetylase BshB1: MTAVGLDLLAVMAHPDDAELLCGGSLAKAAAAGRRVGVLDLTAGEMGSSGTPEIRLEEAARAASVLGVNLRLNAGLPDARIVVDPDSLSLLTGHLRKLRPRVVVTHWTTGRHPDHERTAELVRHASFLAGLRKYRPELGSAFRPHKLVHATAFREDADPPDFVVDISKHVEARMAAMAAYPSQFEGATGMGEVFPGGDRPIAEQVLAKLAHYGSLIRARYGEPFRAREALEVHDLAELRVSSF; encoded by the coding sequence GTGACCGCCGTCGGGCTCGACCTCCTGGCGGTCATGGCGCATCCGGACGATGCCGAACTGCTTTGCGGAGGCTCTTTGGCCAAGGCGGCCGCTGCCGGTCGCAGGGTGGGCGTTCTCGACCTGACCGCAGGCGAGATGGGTAGTTCGGGTACGCCGGAGATCCGGCTCGAAGAAGCCGCCCGCGCCGCTTCCGTTCTGGGCGTGAATCTGCGTCTGAACGCCGGTCTTCCCGATGCCCGCATCGTCGTGGATCCCGATTCGCTCTCGCTCCTGACGGGTCACCTTCGCAAGCTGCGTCCGCGAGTCGTGGTCACCCACTGGACAACGGGCAGGCACCCCGACCACGAACGGACCGCCGAGCTCGTCAGGCATGCTTCGTTCCTGGCCGGCCTTCGCAAGTACCGGCCCGAGCTAGGTTCCGCCTTCCGCCCGCACAAGCTAGTCCACGCCACCGCCTTTCGCGAAGACGCCGACCCTCCCGACTTCGTCGTGGACATCTCGAAACACGTCGAGGCCCGCATGGCGGCGATGGCCGCCTACCCTTCGCAGTTCGAAGGGGCGACCGGGATGGGCGAGGTCTTTCCGGGCGGAGATCGCCCGATAGCCGAACAGGTTCTGGCCAAGCTGGCGCACTACGGTTCACTGATCCGAGCGCGCTACGGCGAACCCTTCCGCGCACGGGAAGCCCTGGAAGTGCACGATCTGGCTGAGCTGCGCGTATCGAGCTTCTGA
- a CDS encoding ABC transporter permease translates to MNRKPTTLGRRITGLWEGLVIAFWTMRDNLVRTGLTILGVAVGVSVVVAIAALVVGIRTSVVSAVESAGPDNFSVVRFDFTAVRISDEGNNRPPWWNKPQITPEEARRIRTLPAVQEALYTMDFGVGSMEALGNRVREAQGSAVSSGWSAYSPGDFIAGRDFTESEVSASRAVVVISEDLATELFGERDPIGQRVRVSTWRTPQVPFTVVGVYRMASNIFSDAFGEFAVFPWSTVRKRLRESFWQARIDVVPADSVTKAEAEDQVITELRQTRRLHPADENNFALLSSQQILDLFNQITGILFLVMLGLTSVGLLVGGVGVIGIMLISVTERTKEIGVRKALGATRGEVLWQFLTEASALTVAGAAVGILAGWGIAEGVARWTPIPAQLQLWSVAVALAMAALTGILFGLAPALKASRLDPVEALRRE, encoded by the coding sequence ATGAATAGGAAACCGACGACTCTCGGGCGCCGGATCACCGGGCTCTGGGAAGGCCTCGTCATAGCGTTCTGGACAATGCGCGACAACCTGGTGCGCACCGGCCTTACGATCCTGGGCGTCGCAGTCGGCGTGTCCGTGGTCGTTGCGATAGCGGCGCTGGTGGTCGGGATCCGGACCTCGGTGGTCAGCGCCGTCGAGTCTGCGGGCCCCGACAACTTCTCCGTCGTACGCTTCGACTTCACCGCCGTGCGCATCTCGGACGAGGGCAACAACAGGCCGCCCTGGTGGAACAAGCCGCAGATCACCCCGGAAGAGGCTCGTCGAATCCGGACTCTCCCGGCCGTCCAGGAAGCCCTCTACACGATGGATTTTGGAGTCGGCTCGATGGAGGCTTTGGGCAATCGAGTGCGGGAGGCCCAGGGCAGCGCCGTCTCCTCAGGCTGGAGCGCCTACTCGCCCGGCGACTTCATCGCCGGCAGAGATTTCACCGAGTCCGAAGTAAGCGCCAGCCGCGCCGTCGTCGTCATCTCGGAAGATCTGGCGACCGAGCTCTTCGGAGAGCGCGACCCGATCGGACAGCGCGTGCGGGTCTCCACGTGGCGCACACCGCAGGTGCCCTTCACGGTCGTCGGAGTCTATCGCATGGCCTCCAACATTTTTTCCGACGCCTTCGGCGAGTTCGCCGTCTTCCCGTGGAGCACCGTGCGCAAGCGGCTGCGCGAGTCGTTCTGGCAAGCCCGCATCGACGTGGTGCCCGCCGACTCGGTCACGAAGGCGGAGGCCGAAGACCAAGTGATCACCGAGCTGCGCCAGACGCGCAGGCTGCATCCCGCCGACGAAAACAACTTCGCGCTCCTTTCCAGCCAGCAGATCCTCGACCTCTTCAACCAGATCACCGGCATCCTCTTCCTCGTGATGCTCGGGCTCACCTCGGTAGGCCTGCTCGTCGGCGGAGTCGGCGTGATCGGCATCATGCTCATCAGCGTGACCGAGCGCACGAAGGAGATCGGTGTGCGCAAGGCGCTCGGCGCCACCCGGGGCGAAGTGCTCTGGCAATTCCTCACCGAAGCGTCCGCGCTGACTGTGGCCGGTGCGGCGGTCGGCATTCTCGCCGGTTGGGGCATAGCGGAGGGGGTCGCCCGCTGGACCCCGATTCCAGCCCAGCTCCAGCTCTGGTCGGTCGCGGTCGCACTGGCGATGGCCGCGCTCACCGGCATACTTTTCGGGCTGGCGCCAGCTCTCAAGGCCAGCAGACTCGATCCCGTGGAAGCGCTGCGCAGGGAGTGA
- a CDS encoding ABC transporter permease, which produces MNVWEGVRLAMQQIRTQKMKSVFSLLGVILGITFLITVVTAIEGIDRYMREEVTSQIFGINTLTVRRFPDDLSSDESVVRRRQRFPRLRTREADAIREELAVSALVAIESDASSEVVADNGRTASNVRLVGSSPEAFAIRSLDVARGRVFGDQEAQRGLPVAVVGKETAEVLYPQEEAVGRRIRLRGTPYRIIGVLEERGSLFGQSLDNFVYVPATSPLQRWLNPLGVVDEIIVQPLDPNDVALTQSEVEGIMRVQRRLRPFEESNFAVETSEDAISFWNDISRVLFTALPGLVSISLVVGGIVIMNIMLVSVMERTREIGVRKALGARRRDILTQVLIESVTLTTVGAGLGVAMGIGIAMLAAALSPLPAAISPLWVTIGVVLGIAVGIASGVYPAARAARMNPVDALRYE; this is translated from the coding sequence GTGAACGTATGGGAAGGCGTTCGCCTCGCCATGCAGCAGATACGAACCCAGAAGATGAAGAGCGTCTTCTCGCTTCTCGGCGTCATCCTCGGCATCACCTTCCTGATCACGGTGGTAACCGCCATCGAGGGGATCGACCGTTACATGCGCGAGGAGGTCACCTCCCAAATCTTCGGCATCAACACGCTCACCGTTCGCCGCTTCCCGGACGACCTCAGCAGCGACGAGTCCGTGGTCCGCCGTCGGCAGCGCTTCCCCAGACTCAGAACCCGGGAGGCCGACGCCATCCGAGAGGAACTCGCCGTTTCCGCTTTGGTGGCCATCGAGAGCGACGCCTCGTCGGAAGTGGTGGCCGACAACGGACGCACCGCCAGCAACGTACGCCTGGTGGGCTCCTCGCCCGAGGCCTTCGCCATCCGGAGTCTCGACGTGGCGAGAGGCAGGGTGTTCGGCGATCAGGAGGCTCAGCGCGGGCTCCCGGTAGCGGTCGTTGGCAAGGAAACCGCCGAGGTTCTCTATCCTCAGGAAGAGGCGGTCGGACGGCGGATTCGGCTCAGGGGCACTCCGTACAGAATCATCGGAGTCCTCGAGGAGCGCGGCTCGCTCTTCGGCCAGTCGTTGGACAACTTCGTCTACGTACCTGCCACCTCGCCCCTCCAACGCTGGCTCAATCCGCTCGGGGTCGTCGACGAGATCATCGTTCAGCCCTTGGATCCCAACGATGTTGCGCTGACCCAGTCCGAAGTCGAGGGCATCATGCGGGTTCAGCGCCGGCTCCGCCCGTTCGAGGAGAGCAATTTCGCGGTCGAGACCTCCGAGGACGCCATCAGCTTCTGGAACGACATCTCGCGTGTGCTCTTCACCGCCCTGCCCGGCCTGGTCAGCATCTCGCTCGTGGTCGGCGGGATAGTGATCATGAACATCATGCTCGTCTCGGTCATGGAACGGACACGCGAGATCGGCGTGCGCAAGGCTCTCGGCGCCCGCAGACGCGACATTCTGACGCAGGTGCTCATCGAGTCGGTCACCCTGACCACGGTAGGCGCCGGGCTCGGCGTCGCCATGGGAATCGGGATCGCCATGCTGGCTGCCGCTCTATCGCCGCTGCCCGCCGCCATCTCGCCCCTCTGGGTGACCATCGGCGTAGTGCTTGGCATCGCGGTCGGGATCGCCTCCGGGGTTTACCCCGCCGCCCGGGCCGCGAGAATGAACCCCGTGGACGCACTCCGCTATGAATAG
- a CDS encoding efflux RND transporter periplasmic adaptor subunit translates to MSNTLKAIIAVGIVGILAAAAVISRNRDDSVGTLVRVATVEARDLFQFVEASGNIRAVRTVDISSDVSAKVTEVLVEEGDYVKSGQVLLRLEPDRYQAALDRTEAALAQSNAGLQQQQASLASATRALERMEGLDARGGNGLVSDQQLEDARTQLQIAEANVSSARHGVEQAEAAVSEAGEELSKTVFTAPMDGRVTRLNVEEGETVIIGTMNNPGSLVLTISDLSVMEVVVKVDETNVPDISIGDDAVVAIDAFPEMEFLGTVTEIGNSAIVPPSQQNTGTQAAIDFEVVITLAPTGVELRPDLSATAEIVTERRVGTLSVPFIALTAREGDGGMIRRDDGNEEETSVGLNRSLSSTEEEAEPVEGVFTIEGGIVTFTPVEVGITGRDYFEVVAGVSQGDSVVAGPYQAVRILDTGDRIRVSDRPVVN, encoded by the coding sequence ATGAGCAACACACTCAAGGCGATCATCGCCGTAGGCATAGTCGGCATTCTGGCCGCCGCCGCCGTAATCTCCCGCAACCGAGACGACTCGGTCGGCACACTCGTGCGAGTGGCCACGGTCGAGGCCCGCGATCTCTTCCAGTTCGTGGAGGCCAGCGGCAACATCCGGGCCGTGCGCACGGTCGACATCAGCTCCGACGTTTCCGCCAAGGTCACCGAGGTTCTGGTGGAAGAGGGCGACTACGTCAAGAGCGGGCAGGTGCTCCTGCGTCTGGAGCCCGACCGCTACCAGGCCGCCCTAGACCGGACCGAGGCCGCGCTCGCCCAGTCGAACGCCGGTCTCCAGCAGCAGCAGGCCAGTCTCGCGAGCGCAACGCGCGCTCTCGAAAGAATGGAAGGCCTCGATGCCCGCGGCGGCAACGGTCTCGTTTCCGACCAGCAGCTCGAGGACGCACGCACGCAGTTGCAGATCGCGGAGGCCAACGTGTCCTCGGCCCGCCACGGCGTCGAGCAGGCCGAGGCCGCGGTGAGCGAAGCCGGGGAGGAACTCTCCAAGACCGTCTTCACCGCCCCGATGGACGGCCGGGTCACCCGCCTCAATGTCGAGGAGGGAGAAACGGTCATAATCGGGACGATGAACAACCCCGGAAGCCTGGTGCTCACCATCTCCGACCTCTCGGTAATGGAGGTCGTCGTCAAGGTCGACGAAACCAACGTCCCGGACATCTCGATCGGCGACGACGCCGTCGTGGCCATCGACGCCTTCCCCGAAATGGAGTTCCTCGGTACGGTCACGGAGATCGGCAACTCGGCCATCGTGCCCCCGTCGCAGCAGAACACCGGCACGCAGGCGGCGATCGACTTCGAGGTCGTGATCACCCTCGCTCCCACAGGGGTCGAGCTCAGGCCCGACCTCTCCGCTACGGCGGAAATCGTCACCGAGCGGCGCGTGGGCACCCTCTCGGTGCCCTTCATCGCCCTGACGGCCCGCGAAGGGGACGGCGGCATGATCAGGCGGGACGACGGCAACGAGGAAGAGACCTCCGTCGGCCTCAATCGGAGCTTGTCGAGCACCGAGGAGGAGGCCGAGCCGGTCGAGGGCGTTTTCACGATCGAGGGCGGAATCGTGACCTTCACACCGGTTGAGGTGGGGATCACGGGCCGCGACTACTTCGAGGTCGTGGCCGGAGTCAGCCAGGGCGACTCGGTGGTGGCGGGGCCTTATCAGGCGGTGCGGATCCTTGACACGGGCGACCGGATCCGGGTCAGCGACAGGCCGGTGGTCAACTGA
- a CDS encoding TolC family protein, translating into MLTTPPALRRHALFVCAVLSITASGVAAQATARGPLTLDDAIGIATRNNPTYLQSTNDHRVADWDVRNAYSAFLPSISANTGVSWQGGGEQRFGSLTLGDLGYANQPSYYFSNYGLSLGMGFSFASLKGPAQAKANRKAVAAAGATANHNLVSQVTQAYVDVLRQMEGLRLAELQLENAALNLELAEGQFEVGAVTSIDVGTAAVQVGRAEVSVLQAGNAVETSRRRLLQQLGITGDPEFVLTTTFELEEPLWEEHELIDVAFVENPVLIAGRANQEAADLGVEISRTAYLPSFSVSTGWSGFTRQASSVDGQIAQARAAVASQRASCETINDLYSRLARPLPPQDCSGIEFTDATRRAIEDANSQFPFSFQGSPPSVSFNVSVPIFQGLGRERNVEAARVASQDQAHQLRERELAVTADILIAVGNVRTAYRSAELESRNRDLADTQLTLARERYQLGVITFVELTNAQTLFAQAERDRAIALFAYHDAVTALEAFVGRRLR; encoded by the coding sequence ATGCTCACCACGCCGCCGGCGCTCCGTCGGCACGCGCTGTTCGTTTGCGCCGTTCTCTCGATCACGGCCTCCGGTGTCGCCGCTCAGGCGACAGCTCGAGGCCCGCTCACCCTCGACGACGCCATCGGCATCGCCACGCGCAACAATCCGACCTACCTCCAGTCCACCAACGACCATCGAGTGGCGGATTGGGACGTTCGGAACGCCTATTCCGCATTTCTGCCGTCGATATCCGCCAACACGGGCGTCTCGTGGCAGGGAGGCGGTGAACAGCGCTTCGGATCGCTCACGCTCGGCGACCTCGGGTACGCCAATCAGCCTTCGTACTACTTCTCCAACTACGGACTCAGCCTGGGGATGGGGTTCTCCTTCGCCAGCCTCAAGGGACCCGCTCAGGCCAAGGCGAACCGCAAGGCCGTCGCGGCCGCCGGGGCGACGGCCAACCACAACCTGGTATCGCAGGTAACTCAGGCCTACGTGGATGTTCTGCGCCAGATGGAGGGACTCAGGCTCGCGGAGCTTCAGCTCGAAAACGCGGCCTTGAACCTCGAGCTGGCCGAGGGCCAATTCGAGGTGGGCGCGGTGACTTCCATAGATGTGGGAACCGCCGCCGTTCAGGTTGGACGCGCCGAAGTGAGCGTCCTCCAGGCCGGGAACGCCGTCGAAACCTCCCGTAGAAGGCTGCTCCAGCAACTGGGGATCACTGGCGATCCCGAGTTCGTGCTCACGACCACCTTCGAGCTCGAGGAGCCGCTATGGGAAGAGCACGAGCTCATCGACGTCGCCTTCGTCGAGAACCCCGTACTGATAGCCGGCCGAGCGAATCAGGAGGCGGCCGATCTCGGGGTCGAGATCTCGAGGACCGCCTACCTGCCGTCTTTTTCCGTCTCCACCGGCTGGAGCGGATTCACCAGACAGGCCAGCTCGGTCGACGGCCAGATCGCTCAGGCGCGAGCTGCGGTCGCTTCTCAACGGGCTTCCTGCGAGACCATCAACGATCTCTACTCGCGCCTGGCCCGTCCCCTCCCCCCCCAGGACTGCTCGGGAATCGAGTTCACCGACGCCACCCGTCGGGCAATCGAGGACGCCAACTCCCAGTTCCCCTTCAGTTTCCAAGGCTCTCCTCCGTCCGTCTCCTTCAATGTGAGCGTCCCAATCTTCCAGGGGCTGGGCAGGGAGAGGAACGTCGAGGCGGCTCGGGTTGCGAGCCAGGACCAGGCGCACCAGTTGCGCGAGCGGGAGCTGGCCGTGACCGCCGACATCCTGATAGCGGTCGGCAACGTCAGGACGGCATATCGGAGCGCGGAGCTCGAGTCCCGCAATCGGGATCTGGCCGACACCCAGCTCACCTTGGCACGGGAAAGATACCAGTTGGGCGTCATCACCTTCGTTGAACTAACCAACGCGCAGACGCTGTTCGCCCAGGCGGAACGCGACCGCGCCATCGCCTTGTTCGCATATCACGACGCGGTCACGGCTCTCGAGGCGTTCGTCGGTCGCCGGCTGCGCTGA